From Aspergillus chevalieri M1 DNA, chromosome 4, nearly complete sequence, a single genomic window includes:
- a CDS encoding uncharacterized protein (CAZy:GH32;~COG:G;~EggNog:ENOG410PI7R;~InterPro:IPR023296,IPR013148,IPR013189,IPR013320, IPR001362;~PFAM:PF00251,PF08244;~SECRETED:SignalP(1-17);~go_function: GO:0004553 - hydrolase activity, hydrolyzing O-glycosyl compounds [Evidence IEA];~go_process: GO:0005975 - carbohydrate metabolic process [Evidence IEA]): protein MRLGLLALPFLAATVQAADYSGPLRPQVQFSPPKGFMNDPNGLFYDAKRSIYHYYYQYNPSEPVVGNQHWGHATSPDLYHWTNHPPALEPDNEDTFIFSGSAIIDSENTSGFFPDQDDGVVAIYTAHSPTKETQHIAYSTDGGYTFTKYANNPVIDSHTDDFRDPKVIWHAESQKWVMVIAWAHARKIGIFTSPNLKDWTPTSNYTQEGLPGVEFECPNLVTFPIDDADSGETTKDVLAISVNPGAPLGGSGTFYIVGQFNGTHFNSEVKEETLFDFARDNYAAQWFYGLPEGSKPVSIGWASNWDYTNEVPSGDREGWRSSTTLPREQTLIKVDGAWRVAQAPFQGLSPVKGDELEKKTFSEGDVSVDFSSVESNAVYFDVAIKHLPSANVTGELSFNFTSSASGEYLDGAVELNSGSFWINRAGTHLFTTADNGNFAGQFGTSISVPESGQFTFSGVIDRSVFEVFLEEGKQSGTMSFFPTKPLDKVTFAATGLGEHVTVDVGVWGLKSGWSS, encoded by the exons CCGCCCAAGGGATTCATGAACGATCCAAACGGATTGTTCTATGATGCAAAGCGGAGTATTTACCACTATTACTACCAAT ATAACCCCTCTGAACCAGTAGTCGGTAACCAGCATTGGGGCCATGCTACCAGCCCGGACTTGTACCACTGGACCAACCATCCACCGGCCCTCGAGCCCGACAATGAAGACACCTTTATCTTTTCGGGATCGGCTATCATCGACAGTGAGAACACATCGGGATTTTTTCCTGACCAGGATGATGGTGTAGTTGCCATCTACACTGCTCACTCGCCCACCAAAGAAACGCAGCACATTGCTTATTCCACTGATGGCGGATATACCTTCACCAAGTACGCCAACAACCCCGTTATTGACAGCCATACCGACGACTTCCGGGACCCCAAGGTTATCTGGCACGCTGAAAGCCAAAAATGGGTCATGGTTATCGCTTGGGCCCATGCCCGTAAAATTGGGATTTTCACATCTCCCAACCTCAAGGACTGGACGCCAACATCCAACTACACCCAGGAAGGACTCCCTGGCGTTGAGTTTGAATGCCCCAACCTGGTGACATTCCCCATTGATGACGCGGATTCTGGTGAGACCACAAAGGACGTTCTGGCTATCTCTGTCAACCCTGGTGCTCCGCTTGGAGGTTCCGGTACCTTCTATATTGTTGGACAATTCAACGGAACCCACTTCAACTCCGAAGTTAAGGAAGAGACTCTCTTCGACTTCGCCCGGGACAACTACGCAGCTCAATGGTTCTATGGTCTCCCTGAAGGCAGCAAGCCGGTCTCAATTGGCTGGGCCAGTAACTGGGACTACACAAATGAAGTGCCCTCGGGTGATCGCGAGGGCTGGCGAAGCTCCACCACTCTGCCCCGGGAGCAGACCCTCATCAAGGTCGACGGTGCCTGGAGAGTCGCTCAGGCTCCATTCCAGGGTCTCTCGCCCGTCAAAGGCGACGAGCTCGAAAAGAAGACATTCAGCGAGGGTGACGTCTCTGTCGACTTCTCCAGCGTCGAGTCCAACGCCGTCTACTTCGACGTGGCCATCAAGCACCTCCCGTCTGCCAATGTCACTGGCGAGCTCAGCTTCAACttcacctcctccgcctccggcGAGTACCTCGACGGCGCCGTCGAACTGAACTCGGGCTCCTTCTGGATAAACAGAGCCGGCACACACCTCTTCACAACAGCAGACAACGGCAACTTCGCTGGTCAATTCGGCACTTCCATTTCCGTGCCTGAATCCGGCCAGTTCACTTTCTCGGGTGTTATTGACCGTTCTGTGTTCGAGGTCTTccttgaggaggggaagcagAGTGGAACGATGAGTTTCTTCCCTACTAAGCCCTTGGATAAGGTTACCTTCGCGGCTACTGGACTTGGTGAGCATGTTACTGTTGATGTTGGTGTTTGGGGTTTGAAGAGCGGGTGGAGTTCGTGA